The following are encoded together in the Arcobacter aquimarinus genome:
- a CDS encoding metal-sulfur cluster assembly factor, which produces MSTIFDLEEIEKKVIENLKKVYDPEIPSNIFDLGLIYNIEFEQKNNYLHCMITMTLTSPTCPVADSLLEQVKYVTLAVDEIDEAFVKLVFSPPWDPSMMSEDAREIMGASGAAMPF; this is translated from the coding sequence ATGAGTACAATTTTTGATTTAGAAGAAATAGAAAAAAAAGTAATAGAAAATTTAAAAAAAGTTTATGACCCAGAAATTCCATCAAATATTTTTGATTTAGGGTTAATTTATAATATAGAATTTGAACAAAAAAACAACTATTTACATTGTATGATTACAATGACTCTTACAAGTCCAACTTGCCCTGTTGCAGATAGTTTACTTGAACAAGTAAAATATGTAACATTAGCTGTTGATGAAATAGATGAAGCTTTCGTAAAACTTGTATTTTCTCCACCTTGGGATCCATCTATGATGAGTGAAGATGCAAGAGAAATTATGGGAGCAAGTGGAGCTGCTATGCCTTTTTAA
- the sufB gene encoding Fe-S cluster assembly protein SufB, producing the protein MADNQQIHDVINKEYKLGFETLVQSDTFEKGLNEDVIRAISAKKNEPSWLLDFRLKAYKKWLKMEEPTWANLKYPKIDYQDIAYYSAPKKALDSLDEVDPEILKTYEKLGIPLEEQKMLAGVAVDAVFDSVSVKTTYQEELEKLGIIFCSISEAAHKYPQLVQDYLASVVPPTDNYFAALNCAVFTDGSFVYIPPNTRCPMELSTYFRINALNTGQFERTLIICDEGSYVSYNEGCSAPSRDERQLHAAVVELIALKDAQIKYSTIQNWFPGDDSGVGGILNFVTKRGICKGDNSKISWTQVETGSAITWKYPSCILQGDNSVGEFYSVAIASKSQQADTGTKMVHLGKNTKSTIISKGISAMSGVNAYRGLVRVGKNASNARNISECDSLLIGNKCHAHTYPYHEIRNSSANIEHEATTSKISEEQLFYLSQRGIDEEDAIAMIVNGFCKEVLKELPMEFAAEAKELLNISLEGSVG; encoded by the coding sequence ATGGCTGATAACCAACAAATACATGACGTAATTAATAAAGAATATAAGTTAGGTTTTGAAACCTTAGTTCAAAGTGATACTTTTGAAAAAGGTTTAAATGAAGATGTAATAAGAGCTATTAGTGCTAAAAAAAATGAGCCTTCTTGGTTGCTTGATTTTAGACTAAAAGCTTATAAAAAATGGCTAAAAATGGAAGAGCCAACTTGGGCAAATCTTAAATATCCAAAAATTGATTATCAAGATATCGCATATTATTCTGCACCAAAAAAAGCTTTGGATTCACTAGATGAAGTTGACCCAGAAATTTTAAAAACTTATGAAAAATTGGGAATTCCACTTGAAGAACAAAAAATGTTAGCAGGTGTTGCTGTTGATGCTGTTTTTGATTCTGTTTCTGTTAAAACTACCTATCAAGAAGAGCTTGAGAAATTGGGAATTATATTTTGTTCTATCTCTGAAGCAGCTCATAAATATCCACAATTAGTTCAAGATTATTTAGCAAGTGTTGTTCCACCAACGGATAACTATTTTGCAGCTTTAAACTGTGCTGTTTTTACAGATGGAAGTTTTGTGTATATTCCACCAAATACTCGATGTCCGATGGAGCTTTCTACTTATTTTAGAATAAATGCTTTAAATACTGGACAATTTGAAAGAACTTTAATTATTTGTGATGAAGGAAGTTATGTTTCTTATAATGAGGGTTGTTCTGCTCCAAGTAGGGATGAAAGACAACTTCATGCAGCTGTGGTTGAACTAATTGCTCTAAAAGATGCTCAAATCAAATATTCTACTATTCAAAACTGGTTTCCAGGAGATGATTCTGGAGTTGGTGGAATTTTAAACTTTGTAACAAAAAGAGGAATCTGTAAAGGTGATAACTCTAAAATCTCTTGGACACAAGTTGAAACAGGAAGTGCAATTACTTGGAAATATCCATCATGTATTTTACAAGGTGATAATAGTGTTGGAGAGTTTTATTCAGTTGCAATTGCTTCAAAATCACAACAAGCAGACACTGGAACTAAAATGGTTCATTTAGGTAAAAATACAAAATCAACTATTATTTCAAAAGGTATTTCTGCTATGAGTGGAGTAAATGCTTATAGAGGATTAGTAAGAGTTGGGAAAAATGCCTCAAACGCTAGAAATATTTCAGAGTGTGATTCACTTTTAATTGGAAATAAGTGCCATGCACACACTTATCCATATCATGAAATTAGAAATAGTAGTGCAAATATAGAACATGAAGCAACAACCTCAAAAATCTCTGAAGAGCAACTTTTTTATCTATCTCAAAGGGGAATAGATGAAGAAGATGCAATTGCTATGATTGTAAATGGTTTTTGTAAAGAGGTATTAAAAGAGCTACCAATGGAGTTTGCTGCTGAAGCTAAGGAATTATTAAACATATCATTAGAAGGAAGTGTGGGTTAA
- the sufC gene encoding Fe-S cluster assembly ATPase SufC: MEKNIILKIEDLKVNINDKEILKGLDLEIKEGEIHALMGTNGAGKSTLVKTLSGHYDCVVNDGKITYKNKDLLEMDVTQRANEGIFMSFQSPVEVAGVNNSYFLKTAMNAKRAYEGLPEMDAMEFLKVTKEETAKFNIDRKLLQRDLNDGFSGGEKKRNELIQLLMLKPDLIMLDEIDSGLDVDAIKTVANVINSMLDGKKSILMITHYDRLLELIKPDFVHILHDGKIVKTGDYTLALELDEKGYEAIGINDVNK; the protein is encoded by the coding sequence ATGGAAAAAAATATTATATTAAAAATTGAAGATTTAAAAGTAAATATAAATGATAAAGAGATTTTAAAAGGTTTAGATTTAGAGATAAAAGAAGGAGAAATCCATGCACTTATGGGAACTAATGGAGCTGGAAAATCTACTTTAGTAAAAACTTTAAGTGGTCATTATGACTGTGTTGTAAATGATGGGAAGATTACTTATAAAAACAAAGATTTGCTTGAAATGGATGTGACACAAAGAGCAAATGAAGGTATTTTTATGAGTTTTCAATCTCCGGTTGAAGTAGCAGGAGTTAATAATAGTTACTTTTTAAAAACAGCAATGAATGCAAAAAGAGCCTATGAAGGACTTCCTGAAATGGATGCAATGGAGTTTTTAAAAGTAACAAAAGAAGAAACTGCTAAATTTAATATTGATAGAAAACTTTTACAAAGAGATTTAAATGATGGTTTTAGTGGTGGTGAAAAAAAACGAAATGAATTAATCCAACTGTTAATGCTAAAACCTGATTTAATAATGCTTGATGAGATAGATTCAGGACTTGATGTTGATGCTATTAAAACTGTTGCAAATGTTATAAATTCTATGCTTGATGGAAAAAAATCTATTTTAATGATTACGCATTATGATAGATTATTAGAGCTAATAAAACCTGATTTTGTGCATATCTTACATGATGGAAAGATAGTAAAAACAGGAGATTATACACTAGCTTTAGAACTTGATGAAAAGGGTTATGAAGCAATAGGAATAAATGATGTTAATAAATGA
- a CDS encoding acetyl-CoA carboxylase biotin carboxylase subunit yields MAKIKKVLIANRGEIALRIIRACKELDIASVAIFSEVDVEGIWVRKADECYPIMGDVVQAYLNFDKIISIAKKASCDAIHPGYGFLSENADFARACEENGIIFIGPKPEHIELFGDKMASKVAMKKVGVPVLEGTDEPITNIEDGAKIAKEIGFPIIIKAAFGGGGRGMRIVKEQKDFKEMYESATNESMKYFGRDEVFIEKYVENPRHIEIQVIADKYGNVLHLGERDCSIQRRHQKVIEIAPSPRLNNQTRKELYRIATKAMFKLGYESVGTVEFLVDANDNIYFIEMNTRVQVEHPVTETITGVDIIQRMIEIAEGDKLQFLQEEIQFRGYSIEFRINAENPQKNFMPSTGTVNKYLTPGGPGVRIDTSIYTGYKVPANYDSMIGKLIVWSLTWEGAVKKAKRALDEFYIEGFPTNIPLHREIVKDEDFKNGTFNTSYLDKKMQTFTLNSEENIKLEEEKIANIMKFIETINKNNVKVKQ; encoded by the coding sequence ATGGCAAAAATAAAAAAAGTGCTTATTGCAAATAGAGGAGAAATTGCTCTTAGAATCATCAGAGCTTGTAAAGAACTTGATATTGCAAGTGTTGCAATATTTTCAGAAGTTGATGTGGAAGGTATTTGGGTTAGAAAAGCTGATGAGTGTTATCCTATAATGGGAGATGTTGTTCAAGCTTATTTAAATTTTGACAAAATTATTTCAATTGCAAAAAAAGCCTCTTGTGATGCTATTCACCCTGGATATGGATTTTTGAGTGAAAATGCTGATTTTGCAAGAGCTTGTGAAGAAAATGGCATAATTTTCATTGGACCAAAACCTGAACATATAGAACTTTTTGGAGATAAAATGGCTTCAAAAGTTGCTATGAAAAAAGTTGGTGTTCCTGTTCTTGAAGGAACTGATGAACCAATTACAAATATTGAAGATGGGGCTAAAATAGCAAAAGAGATTGGATTTCCTATTATCATAAAAGCTGCTTTTGGTGGTGGTGGAAGAGGAATGAGAATCGTAAAAGAACAAAAAGATTTCAAAGAGATGTATGAAAGTGCCACAAACGAATCTATGAAATATTTTGGAAGAGATGAAGTATTTATTGAAAAATATGTAGAAAATCCAAGACATATTGAGATTCAAGTAATTGCTGATAAATATGGGAATGTTCTTCATTTAGGTGAAAGAGATTGTTCAATTCAAAGAAGACATCAAAAAGTTATTGAAATTGCTCCAAGTCCAAGATTAAATAATCAAACAAGAAAAGAACTTTATAGAATTGCCACAAAAGCTATGTTTAAACTTGGATATGAAAGTGTAGGAACAGTTGAATTTTTAGTTGATGCCAATGATAATATCTATTTTATAGAGATGAATACAAGAGTTCAAGTAGAACACCCTGTAACTGAAACAATAACTGGTGTTGATATAATTCAAAGAATGATAGAAATAGCAGAAGGTGATAAACTTCAATTCTTACAAGAAGAGATACAATTTAGAGGATACTCTATTGAATTTAGAATAAATGCGGAAAACCCTCAAAAAAACTTTATGCCATCAACAGGAACTGTAAATAAATACTTAACTCCTGGAGGTCCTGGTGTTAGAATTGATACAAGTATTTATACAGGATATAAAGTTCCTGCAAATTATGATTCTATGATTGGAAAATTAATTGTTTGGTCTTTGACTTGGGAAGGTGCAGTTAAAAAAGCAAAAAGAGCATTAGATGAATTTTATATTGAAGGATTCCCTACAAATATTCCATTACATAGAGAAATTGTAAAAGATGAAGATTTTAAAAATGGAACATTTAATACAAGTTATTTAGATAAAAAAATGCAAACTTTTACTTTAAATAGCGAAGAAAATATCAAATTAGAAGAAGAAAAAATTGCAAATATTATGAAGTTTATTGAAACAATAAATAAAAATAATGTTAAGGTAAAACAATAA
- a CDS encoding SufD family Fe-S cluster assembly protein — protein sequence MLINELNTKIPKKSEEEFLKINFDSLFSYDFKEVKTYELDIMGLKTIKDENSYESVLFNITKNLDDNQKVLTINKNIAEPIFLIHKIKEDETFFTNSLKIEVKENIKAQVVEVFVSEFNKSCYGVNRNIVLEENASLEYVKIQDINASSSMIFSNCATQTKNSKLKITNFEFGEGFIINSFENIINEEFVDYELNGLIKLFNEANNATLVKTIHNEKNSISSINYKNSLKNSSKAVVKIKSIVNENALFSKAFQNCNTILLSDDATIFAQPHLEIYIDELEASHGTTTGTLNKEQLLYLQSRGISKDKAYDMLLEAFESSIKNNIEDEIIKEFIQNYKKEQYV from the coding sequence ATGTTAATAAATGAACTAAATACTAAAATTCCAAAAAAAAGTGAAGAAGAGTTTTTAAAAATAAATTTTGACTCTTTGTTCTCTTATGACTTTAAAGAAGTTAAAACCTATGAACTTGATATTATGGGATTAAAAACAATAAAAGATGAAAATAGTTATGAAAGTGTTTTATTTAATATCACTAAAAATTTAGATGATAATCAAAAAGTTTTAACAATAAATAAAAACATAGCTGAACCTATTTTTTTAATTCATAAAATAAAAGAAGATGAAACATTTTTTACTAATTCATTGAAAATAGAAGTAAAAGAGAATATAAAAGCTCAAGTTGTAGAGGTTTTTGTAAGTGAGTTTAATAAATCTTGTTATGGTGTTAATAGAAATATAGTTTTAGAAGAAAATGCCTCTTTAGAGTATGTAAAAATTCAAGATATAAATGCTTCTTCTTCGATGATTTTTAGCAACTGTGCAACTCAAACAAAAAATTCAAAACTAAAAATCACAAATTTTGAATTTGGAGAGGGTTTTATCATCAACAGTTTTGAAAATATCATAAATGAAGAATTTGTAGATTATGAACTAAATGGCTTAATAAAACTATTTAATGAAGCAAATAATGCAACATTAGTAAAAACAATTCATAATGAAAAAAATTCTATAAGTTCAATCAACTATAAAAATAGCTTAAAAAATAGTTCAAAAGCTGTAGTAAAAATAAAATCAATAGTAAATGAAAATGCCCTATTTTCAAAAGCTTTTCAAAATTGTAATACTATTTTATTAAGTGATGATGCAACAATTTTTGCTCAACCACATCTTGAAATTTACATAGATGAACTTGAAGCAAGTCATGGAACAACAACAGGCACATTAAATAAAGAACAACTTTTATATCTTCAATCACGTGGAATCAGCAAAGATAAAGCTTATGATATGTTACTTGAAGCTTTTGAAAGTTCTATTAAAAATAATATTGAAGATGAAATCATAAAAGAGTTTATTCAAAACTATAAAAAGGAACAATATGTTTAA
- a CDS encoding PAS domain-containing protein yields the protein MSINKETILDKNTFLVSETDVKGIIRFANEDFCKIAEYTLDELLEQPHSMVRHKDMPKKAFKSLWDTVQKGETWTGYVKNATKSGGYYWVFATVYPFESCDGTKGYLSCRKRATPEEIKKAEALYEIWRREEKQI from the coding sequence ATGTCTATAAATAAAGAAACAATATTAGATAAAAATACATTTTTAGTTAGTGAAACAGATGTAAAAGGAATAATAAGATTTGCAAATGAGGATTTTTGTAAAATAGCAGAATATACATTAGATGAATTGCTAGAACAACCACATAGTATGGTAAGACATAAAGATATGCCTAAAAAAGCATTTAAATCTCTTTGGGATACAGTACAAAAAGGTGAAACTTGGACAGGATATGTAAAAAATGCTACAAAAAGTGGAGGATATTACTGGGTGTTTGCGACAGTATATCCATTTGAAAGTTGTGATGGAACAAAAGGATATTTATCTTGTAGAAAAAGAGCAACACCTGAAGAAATAAAAAAAGCTGAAGCTCTTTATGAAATTTGGAGAAGAGAAGAAAAACAAATTTAG
- a CDS encoding aminotransferase class V-fold PLP-dependent enzyme: MFKNDFPYFQNSKVVYLDNGATTQKPKSVIDSQVDYYTQYCANTHRSNFGHANKATQEFEKVRVILKEFINASKNEEIIFTKGVTESINFIASSFATHFKTVIISSLEHHSNITPWHMQGRSLGNGLEVVNFKENLDFDFEHFEELLKANPNSFVSITHISNAFGKIHDIKTITKIAHDYGAIVMIDGAQSLAHLKVDVKELDVDFFAISGHKTFAPTGVGAIYVKEKFLKDLKAYQTGGATINDVDFNHSTLLDSPYKFEAGTQNIAGIIGFGKALEYINHIHYKNIQSYEHNVYNYLDEELKKLPDIIFYNDISDSIGSRSFNFKGIVHDDIGILIDKMNIAVRVGHHCAQPIMKKLGIKGTIRVSTAFYNDFVDVDKLIEALTKALKILKD, translated from the coding sequence ATGTTTAAAAATGACTTCCCATATTTTCAAAACTCAAAGGTTGTATATTTAGACAATGGGGCAACCACTCAAAAACCAAAAAGTGTTATTGATTCGCAAGTTGATTACTATACACAATATTGTGCAAATACTCACAGAAGTAATTTTGGTCATGCAAATAAAGCAACACAAGAGTTTGAAAAAGTAAGAGTTATTTTAAAAGAGTTTATAAATGCTTCTAAAAATGAAGAGATTATTTTTACAAAAGGTGTAACAGAATCTATAAATTTTATAGCTTCTTCTTTTGCCACACATTTTAAGACAGTAATAATTTCAAGTTTAGAACACCACTCAAATATAACTCCTTGGCATATGCAAGGAAGAAGTTTGGGAAATGGGCTTGAAGTTGTGAATTTTAAAGAAAATTTAGATTTTGATTTTGAGCATTTTGAAGAACTTTTAAAAGCAAATCCAAACTCTTTTGTAAGTATTACTCATATTTCAAATGCTTTTGGAAAGATTCATGACATAAAAACAATCACAAAAATAGCCCATGATTATGGTGCTATTGTTATGATTGATGGAGCTCAAAGTTTGGCACATTTAAAAGTAGATGTAAAAGAACTTGATGTGGATTTTTTTGCTATTTCAGGACATAAAACTTTTGCACCAACAGGAGTTGGAGCAATTTATGTAAAAGAAAAATTTTTAAAAGATTTAAAAGCATATCAAACAGGTGGCGCTACTATTAATGACGTTGATTTTAATCACTCAACTTTACTTGATTCACCTTATAAATTTGAAGCAGGAACTCAAAATATAGCTGGAATCATAGGTTTTGGAAAAGCTTTAGAGTATATAAATCATATTCATTATAAAAATATTCAAAGCTATGAACACAATGTTTATAATTATTTGGATGAGGAACTAAAAAAACTTCCTGATATTATTTTTTACAATGATATAAGTGATAGTATTGGAAGTAGAAGCTTTAATTTTAAAGGCATAGTTCATGATGATATTGGAATTTTAATTGATAAAATGAATATTGCAGTTAGAGTTGGTCATCACTGTGCTCAACCTATTATGAAAAAATTAGGAATAAAAGGAACTATTCGAGTAAGCACTGCTTTTTACAATGATTTTGTTGATGTGGATAAATTAATAGAGGCTTTAACAAAAGCTTTAAAAATATTGAAGGATTAA
- a CDS encoding NifS family cysteine desulfurase yields the protein MEVYLDNNATTIVDPKVYEEMKPFFCDIYGNPNSLHKFGAGTHPKMVEALNFLYEGINAADEDDIIITANATESINTVIKGIWIDKILNGDKKHIITSEVEHPAVTATCRFLESQGVSVTYLPVNEQGVLEASLVKDFLRDDTALVTIMWANNETGKIFPIKEIGAICKEAGVPFHTDATQAIGKVPVDVQDVNVDYLSFSAHKFHGPKGVGGLYVRKGYSLTPLLHGGEQMGGNRAGTVDVASMVGMGWAMKLATSTMALAYEKNHVSKLRDKLEAAILELPDTIVIGGKENRTPNTTLISFRGVEGESMLWDLNQNGVGASTGSACASEDLEANPVMNAFGSDSELAHTGVRFSLSRFNTEEQIDYAIDVIKKAVTRLRGISSSYAYAPSCHKSGL from the coding sequence ATGGAAGTTTATTTAGACAATAACGCGACAACAATCGTAGACCCAAAAGTTTATGAAGAGATGAAACCTTTTTTCTGTGATATTTACGGAAATCCAAATTCATTACATAAATTTGGAGCAGGAACTCATCCAAAAATGGTTGAAGCTTTAAATTTTTTATATGAAGGAATTAATGCTGCTGACGAAGATGATATTATAATTACAGCAAATGCAACAGAGAGTATTAATACAGTAATAAAAGGAATTTGGATTGATAAAATCCTGAATGGTGATAAAAAACATATAATAACAAGTGAAGTAGAACATCCAGCTGTAACTGCAACATGTAGATTTTTGGAATCTCAAGGTGTTAGTGTAACTTACCTTCCTGTTAATGAGCAAGGGGTTTTAGAAGCTAGTTTAGTAAAAGATTTTTTAAGAGATGATACAGCATTAGTTACAATTATGTGGGCAAATAATGAAACAGGAAAAATTTTCCCAATCAAAGAAATAGGAGCTATTTGTAAAGAAGCAGGAGTTCCTTTTCATACAGATGCAACTCAAGCAATTGGAAAAGTACCTGTTGATGTTCAAGATGTAAATGTTGACTATTTATCATTTTCAGCTCATAAATTCCATGGACCAAAAGGTGTTGGTGGATTATATGTAAGAAAAGGTTACTCTTTAACTCCACTTTTACATGGTGGTGAGCAAATGGGTGGAAATAGAGCAGGTACAGTAGATGTTGCTTCAATGGTTGGAATGGGTTGGGCTATGAAATTAGCAACTTCAACTATGGCATTAGCTTATGAAAAAAATCATGTAAGTAAATTAAGAGATAAATTAGAAGCGGCAATTTTAGAACTACCTGATACTATTGTTATTGGTGGAAAAGAAAATAGAACACCAAATACAACTTTAATCTCTTTTAGAGGTGTTGAAGGTGAATCTATGCTTTGGGATTTAAATCAAAATGGAGTAGGTGCGAGTACAGGAAGTGCATGTGCATCTGAAGATTTAGAAGCAAATCCAGTTATGAATGCTTTTGGAAGTGATAGTGAGTTAGCTCATACAGGAGTTAGATTTAGTTTAAGTAGATTTAATACAGAAGAACAAATAGATTATGCAATAGATGTTATTAAAAAAGCTGTTACTAGATTAAGAGGAATTTCAAGTTCTTATGCTTATGCACCTTCGTGTCATAAATCAGGTTTATAA
- a CDS encoding DMT family transporter produces the protein MKSEKNIDLKLFTLIFIALFSLSTNPILCRMAMLSENTDAVSFTILRILSGAIFLLMIYYFRYKRIDLNLRKNWINPFMLFLYAITFSYSYVDMEAGVGTLILFASVQLSMILMAIFYKESLTFNKLFGIFIAFFGLVYLLYPSKEFSLSLFHAFLMIISGIAWAFYTVLGKKSTNAFFSTTDNFFKATIFTVIFALFFIDSLSFDAFTLFLAIFSGVVTSALGYIIWYAVLPKIDILTASILQLLAPVIAICLGILFLDETLSFELFVSTFLILLGIFISSIKKTQKKV, from the coding sequence ATGAAAAGTGAAAAAAATATAGATTTAAAACTTTTTACTCTGATTTTTATTGCTCTTTTTTCTTTAAGTACAAATCCTATTTTATGTCGTATGGCAATGCTTAGTGAAAATACAGATGCTGTTAGTTTTACTATTTTAAGAATTTTATCAGGTGCAATTTTTCTTTTGATGATTTACTATTTTAGATACAAAAGAATTGATTTAAATTTGAGAAAAAATTGGATTAATCCTTTTATGCTTTTTTTATATGCAATAACTTTTTCTTACTCTTATGTGGATATGGAAGCGGGAGTTGGGACATTGATTCTTTTTGCTTCTGTACAATTATCTATGATTTTAATGGCAATTTTTTATAAAGAGAGTCTTACTTTTAATAAACTTTTTGGGATATTCATAGCTTTTTTTGGATTAGTTTATTTACTTTATCCAAGTAAAGAGTTCTCTCTTTCTTTATTTCACGCTTTTTTGATGATAATTTCTGGAATTGCTTGGGCTTTTTATACAGTTTTAGGGAAAAAATCAACAAATGCTTTTTTTAGTACCACAGATAATTTTTTTAAAGCTACAATTTTTACAGTTATATTTGCACTATTTTTTATAGATTCTTTATCTTTTGATGCTTTTACACTATTCTTAGCAATTTTTTCAGGAGTTGTAACTTCAGCTTTAGGATATATCATTTGGTATGCTGTTTTACCTAAAATAGATATTTTAACAGCTAGTATTTTACAACTTTTAGCACCTGTTATTGCTATTTGTTTAGGGATTTTATTTTTAGATGAAACTTTAAGTTTTGAACTTTTTGTTTCAACTTTTTTAATTCTTTTGGGAATATTTATAAGTTCAATAAAAAAGACTCAAAAAAAAGTTTAA
- a CDS encoding iron-sulfur cluster assembly scaffold protein: MAKNSLISGSIWDEYSNQVVNRMNNPKHQGEITEERAKELGAKLIVADFGAESCGDAVRLYWAVDENTDKILESKFKSFGCGTAIASSDVMAELCVGKTVDEAVKITNIDVEFALRDNPETPAVPPQKMHCSVMAYDVIKKAAAEYKGVDMESFEEEQIICECARVSLATLKEVIRINDLTTVEQITDYTKAGAFCKSCIKPGGHEEKDIYLVDVLKDVRAEMEESKMKTAADASVAGTLSFDKMTLVQRIKAIDSVLDSDIRPMLVMDGGNMEIIDIKENIPHYDLYIRYLGSCSGCASGSTGTLFAIESVLQQKVDENIRVLPI, from the coding sequence ATGGCAAAAAATAGTTTAATAAGTGGTTCGATTTGGGATGAATACTCAAATCAAGTAGTAAATAGAATGAATAACCCAAAACACCAAGGGGAAATCACAGAAGAAAGAGCAAAAGAATTAGGAGCAAAACTAATTGTTGCAGATTTTGGAGCTGAATCATGTGGTGATGCAGTAAGACTTTACTGGGCAGTTGATGAAAATACAGATAAAATTTTAGAGTCAAAATTTAAATCTTTTGGATGTGGTACAGCAATCGCGTCTTCTGATGTTATGGCAGAACTTTGTGTTGGTAAAACTGTTGATGAAGCTGTAAAAATTACAAATATTGATGTTGAATTTGCACTAAGAGATAATCCAGAAACTCCAGCTGTTCCACCTCAAAAAATGCACTGTTCAGTTATGGCTTATGATGTGATCAAAAAAGCAGCAGCTGAGTACAAAGGTGTTGATATGGAATCTTTTGAAGAAGAGCAAATTATTTGTGAATGTGCAAGGGTTTCTCTTGCTACTTTAAAAGAAGTTATTAGAATCAATGATTTAACAACAGTTGAGCAAATTACAGATTATACAAAAGCAGGGGCTTTTTGTAAATCATGTATTAAGCCAGGTGGACATGAAGAAAAAGATATCTATTTAGTAGATGTTTTAAAAGATGTAAGAGCTGAAATGGAAGAATCAAAAATGAAAACGGCAGCAGATGCAAGTGTTGCTGGAACACTATCTTTTGATAAAATGACTTTAGTTCAAAGAATCAAAGCAATCGATTCTGTACTTGATTCTGATATTAGACCAATGCTTGTAATGGACGGTGGAAATATGGAAATTATTGATATCAAAGAAAATATTCCTCATTATGATTTATATATTAGATATTTAGGTTCTTGTTCTGGATGTGCGTCTGGAAGTACAGGAACTTTATTTGCTATTGAGTCTGTTTTACAACAAAAAGTTGATGAAAATATCAGAGTTTTACCAATCTAA
- a CDS encoding SufE family protein, with the protein MSIEQRVQNIKEDLDFFDDELAKYEYIIDLGKKLEEFKEEDKIPANIVHGCTSQVWLTKEIKDGKLFFKGTSDAIIVKGLVYMILEIFSNSTIEELKEVDMDIIHELKLSEVITPNRQSGVIGMIKKIKEYAQNA; encoded by the coding sequence ATGAGTATAGAACAAAGAGTACAAAATATAAAAGAAGATTTAGATTTCTTTGATGATGAACTTGCAAAATATGAATATATTATAGATTTGGGGAAAAAATTAGAAGAGTTTAAAGAAGAGGATAAAATCCCTGCAAATATTGTTCACGGTTGTACTTCTCAAGTTTGGCTAACAAAAGAAATAAAAGATGGCAAACTTTTCTTTAAAGGAACAAGCGATGCTATTATCGTAAAAGGTTTAGTTTATATGATTTTAGAAATTTTCTCAAACTCAACAATAGAAGAGTTAAAAGAAGTTGATATGGATATTATTCATGAACTAAAACTTAGTGAAGTAATAACTCCAAATAGACAAAGTGGAGTTATAGGAATGATAAAAAAAATAAAAGAGTATGCACAAAATGCATAA